TTTGAAAAAGTTCTGCTCCGAGCCTACCTAGAAAAAGGAGGGCTGACTGAAGCAGATGCGATCGTCAAAGACCTAGCGGCGGCTGATGCGGCAACCGCTTTCGCAGCCAAACAAGTGGATGTTGCTGTTTCCTATGAACCTTACTTGAGCAAAGCCGCACAGCAAGGGGGAGGGGAAATCATTTTCTCCACTAAGGATACCAATCTGATTGCGGATGTAATTGCGGTGCATGACAAGTTGCTGCAAACCCGTCAGGCAGACCTACAAACTTATCTCAAAGCAGTTGATCAAGCTGTGAAGCTTTTGAATGCAAATGATGCCGAGTCTCTGAAGCTTGCAGGTACTAGGCTGGGGGTGAGCGCTGAGGAAATCAAAACGCAATTGGAAGGCGTGAAACTATTTGATTTAGAGGGCAATAAATCCGTCGGCTTCAACCCTAGTAATGCCAACAGCTTGATTGGCAATTTAGACATGACTGCCAAAGCTGCTTACGACTTTAAGTTTGTGCCTCAGGCTCTCAAAGTTGAGTCCTTATATGATGCTTCAGTCGTGAAGGCAGCATAATTCTCCATTGCTCATCTGTTCGTTATCATCATGTGCAACAAACCTGTCTGTGAGCATTGGTTTTCCACCCAGCGGCTGCGAGACGACCTGTATCTAATTACAGAGCCTCACTACTACGCCTACAATCGCGCCAATCTTTGGCTAATCAAAGGCCAAACTCAAGATCTACTGATTGATACAGGGCTAGGAGTAGCGAGTTTGCGACAACATATTGCTGCCCTGATTGATAAGCCTTTGCTAGCGATCGCCTCTCACATTCATTTCGACCATGCAGGCGGACTGTATGAGTTTGATGACCGAGCCATTCATGCGGCGGAAGCAGAAGCTTTGCGACGAGGCGATGATTATGAGGCGCTGTGCTTACCAGAGCAGGGCTGGGTGAAACCGGAACACTTTGATTTGCTACCTCACGCTGGGTTTACGGTGGAGCAGTACACCCTCCAAGCCGTTGAACCCACCCAAATTTTGCAAGAAGGAGATGTCCTAGACTTAGGCGATCGCGCTTTAGAAGTGTTGCATCTACCGGGACATTCCGCTGGCTGTATCGCTTTGTACGATCCTGTCTCACAAGAGTTGTTCTCTGGCGATGTGATCTATGACAGTGAGTTACTAGATGAACTGCATTGCAGCCACATCCCCACCTACACAGCCACCTACGAGCGCTTGCAAAAGCTACCTGTAGAAACGGTCTATCCCGGTCACTACACTATTTTTGGCCAGGAACGATATCACCAAATCATGCAGGATTATCTAGAGCGCCGCCGCCAACCAGGATGCCCAATTGAGGCTCTGCCGGGAAGTGTGAGACCATGACTTGCCCAGAACACCCTACTAACCAGCCTGTGCTCTGGGAAGAACTAACTTGGGAACAGATCACCCAACTGCGGGAGGGCGGGATCAACATGGTGATCCTCCCGATTGGAGCAACTGAGCAACATGGTCTGCATTTGCCCGTCGGGGTAGATACTCTCTCCGCGATCGCCGTAGCTCATGGAGTTTCCGCTCAAACAGGTATCCCCGTGTTACCTGCCTTATCCTATGGCTGCTCTCTAGGTCATTCTAAAAAGTGGCCAGGGACTATCTCTCTGCGGCCTGAAACTTTAGCCAAGTTAATTCTAGAAATTGCCGAGTGGGTTTATAGTGCTGGGTTTCAGCGTTTGCTTCTGCTGAATGGTCACGTCACCAACTGGGCACCGCTGCGTTGTGGTCTAGAAAATGTGCGGCATAGCTATCCCGATCTCCGGATTGCACTGCGATCGCTTTGGGAAATCACCCCCCAGATTCACCAGTTCTATCACCAGGATGCGGCTAACTTTCATGCCAACTGTGCCGAGACTTCGATGATGTTGGCGTTACGTCCCGATCTGGTGCAGATGGATAAAGCGCTAGATGAACCCAATCGCTCTGCAGGTTGCTTTTTTGCCTATACCGTCAATAAAGAGAGTGTTCATGGAGCGGTGGGAACCCCTAGCCAAGCAGATTTCAACTTTGGCAAACAAATCTTAGAAAGCTGTGTGGCAGAACTCAGCGCCCAACTGCAACGAGCCATGACGGAAGGAACTCCCCTAGAAGAGATGCCTCCCACCATTCAGTAACGCCCGATTTTGAAGGATAAAGAAGATGACTGAAACCCTAACTCCAGAATCACAAGCACTCAAAGAATCTCTGCAAGATCAAGGCGTGAAGTATGCCCTGGCTAGTTTTGTCGATATCCACGGCATGTGCAAAGCCAAATCCGTACCACTGAACCACTGGGGCCAAATGATGTCAGGGTCAGAGCTGTTTACTGGGGCCGCTCTGGATGGCGTGCCACAGGATGTTAGCGACGAAGAAGTGTCAGCCCGTCCAGACCCCAACTCAGCGACTATCTTGCCCTGGAATTCAGAACTGGTTTGGTTAGCTAGCGATCTTTACCTGAAAGGAGAACCTTTTGAAGCTTGCTCTCGCGGCATCCTCAAGCGAGTTCTAGCTGAAGCCGCTTCGATGGGGTTTACCTTCAATTTAGGAATCGAAACTGAGTTTTTTCTCCTGAAAGAAGGAGAAGATGGCAAAGTCATGCCAGTGAGCGATCGCGACACCTTAGCCAAACCTTGCTACGACCTGCAAGGACTGCTGGATAATTACACCTGGGTGACAGAAATTGTCGAAGCCATGAATAGTCTGGGATGGGATGTCTACTCCTTCGACCACGAAGATGGCAATGGCCAGTTTGAAACCGATTTCGCTTATTGTGATGCCCTAAAAATGGCCGATCGCTTTACCTTCTTTCGGCTCATGGTGAAAGAGATCGCTCGCAAGCATGGCTTTTTCGCCACTTTCATGCCCAAACCTTTTGCCAATCGAACGGGAAGCGGCGCTCACTACAATATGTCCTTGGCTGATATCCAAACAGGAGAGAATCTGTTTTATGAACCTGACGATACGCGAGGTTGTAAGCTCTCCAAACTCGGCTATCAGTTCATTGCAGGTATCCTCAAACATGCTCCTGCCATCTGCGCCGTCATTGCCCCTACGGTCAATAGCTACAAGCGGTTGGTAGCCAGAGGCAGTATGTCAGGTTTCACTTGGGCTCCCATCTACGTCTGCTACGGCAACAACAACCGCACCAATATGTTGCGGATTCCCTTAGCAGGTGGACGAGTGGAATGTCGTGCCGCTGATATTGCCAGCAATCCCTATCTTGGTGCCGCCATGCTGCTAGCCGCCGGATTAGAGGGAGTTCGGGAGGGGGTCGATCCAGGGGAGCCTCATGTTGAAAACATGTATAACTACTCGTTAGAGCAATTGGAGGAGATGGGGATTCGCTTCCTACCGCGTAACTTGGGAGAGGCGATCGCCGCTTTTGCCAGCGACCCGTTGAGCGAAAAGGTGATGGGGCCATTAATGTACAAATCTTACATTGAGTTCAAGTCCCAGGAATGGGAGGAATATCACACCCATGTCTCCGATTGGGAAATCCAGCGGTATTTAAAGTTCTTCTAAACTCAGGTTTTCTTAAACATCACTTTTAGCGTAAGTCTTAACCCTAGCAGAGGTAATTTCGGTGACTCAATCCAGCCTAGCGAATTCAGAATCTAGCCGCGAATATCACTATTTGCAGCCCTCAACTTTTTGGAGTATTCGTCAAGGATTTCCTAAATCCCTATCTTTGCTCCTCATTGCCATCTCCCTAGTCGTTCCGTTATTACTCTGGACTGTGGTTAGCTCTTTGGGATGGGTGTCACCAATCTTTTTGCCTTCCCCAGCCCTTGTATTTCAAGCTGGCCTCAAAATGTTTACTGAAGACAATCTAGCGTTAGATGTCTTAGTCAGCAGTGGTCGTGTCTTGGCTGGTTTTCTCGCAGCCGCAATCATTGGCGTACCGATGGGATTGGCAATGGGCACATTCTATAGCCTGGATAGTTTGTTTGCTCCCTTGGTCGGTGTTGTGCGTTATATGCCTGTGACTGCCTTTGTGCCATTAATTGTGATTTGGCTCGGCTTGGGAGAGCCTTCCAAAATCTTGATCATCATGTTGGGAGTGGTGTTGTATAACGCCATTATGGTGGCGGACGCAGTGAAGTTTATCCCCAATGAGATGATCAATGTGGCTTACACATTGGGGGCAACTCGGCGGAATGTCGTCTTTAAAGTGATTATCCCTGCTGCCTTCCCTAGTGTCCTCGATACGCTTCGCGTCAACATTTCTGGAGCTTGGAACTTCCTGGTCATTGCAGAACTGGTAGCGGCTCAAAATGGTTTAGGCTTCAAAATTATCCAAGCTCAACGCTTTCTGCAAACCGAAAAAGTGTTATTCTGCATTGCCTTAATTGGCGTAATTGGCGTTGTAATTGACTACGGCTTAAAATCGCTTTCGCAAAAGCTAACACCTTGGGCCGACCAAATTCGACATTAATTTGTCATTCCAGAGCATTGGGCTAAATCATCACTTTTACAGGTACTCTATGTCTTTCCAATTTAATCCCCAAACCACAGCACTGATCTGTATTGACTTCCAAACAGGTGTGTTTACTGGCGAGGGTGGATTACCCCATGTGGGTACAGCCGAGGTTTTGCCAAAAGCTAAGCAAGTATTAGCAGCCGCGCGAGCCGCCAAAATGCCCATCATCCACTTTAAGGAAATCCATCGCAAGGAAATGGTGGACTTTGGCCGAGAACTGGATGGTGCAGAACCGATCCATTGCTTGGAGACTTGGCCGAGCACCGACTATTACTGGGAACTCGCCCCAATTGAGGGAGAATTTGCTATTAGTAAACGCCGCTATAGCTGCTTCTTTGGCACTGACCTGGAAATACTCCTACGAGGCTTAAAAGTTGATACCCTAATCTTGATGGGCACGATGACCAATGTCTGTGTCCACTACACCGCCGCCGAAGCCCACCACCGCGACCATCACTTTCATGTGATCGAGGATTGCTGTGCTGGCTCCGATTGGGAGGCTCACTGGGCAGCACTGAAGGCGATGGCATATCTGCAACGATCGGCCCGAATTAAGCACGATGAATTTATCCAGGCAACTCAATTAATAACTCCAGCGGCGATCGCCTAAAGCACAGCTACAATACTGATTTAGCCGCAGAATTAGATAGTGGCGTAGCAACGGTTCCGAAACGGCGCTCGCGCCCCTGATAAGCCAATAAAGCTTGATGGAAAGCAGATCGATCAAAATCGGGCCAAAGGATATCCGTAAAATACAATTCTGTATAAGCCAACTGCCACAACAAGAAGTTGCTCAAACGCAGCTCGCCACTGGTACGAATCAGGAGATCTGGATTAGGGATATCAGCAGTATAAAGATATTGCTCAATTAAATTCTCTGTCACATTAGCGGCACTAAGATTCCCCTGCTGCACTTGCTCAGCCACCTGGCGACAAGCCCTCGCAATCTCAGCGCGACTGCCATAATTCATAGCCACATTAAATTGCAGCACTCGATTGTTGGCTGTGGCTATGGTTGCGTGGTGACTTTCTTGCTGCAAAGCGTCCGGGAGAATAGATAAATCT
This region of Trichocoleus desertorum NBK24 genomic DNA includes:
- a CDS encoding MBL fold metallo-hydrolase codes for the protein MCNKPVCEHWFSTQRLRDDLYLITEPHYYAYNRANLWLIKGQTQDLLIDTGLGVASLRQHIAALIDKPLLAIASHIHFDHAGGLYEFDDRAIHAAEAEALRRGDDYEALCLPEQGWVKPEHFDLLPHAGFTVEQYTLQAVEPTQILQEGDVLDLGDRALEVLHLPGHSAGCIALYDPVSQELFSGDVIYDSELLDELHCSHIPTYTATYERLQKLPVETVYPGHYTIFGQERYHQIMQDYLERRRQPGCPIEALPGSVRP
- the glnT gene encoding type III glutamate--ammonia ligase is translated as MTETLTPESQALKESLQDQGVKYALASFVDIHGMCKAKSVPLNHWGQMMSGSELFTGAALDGVPQDVSDEEVSARPDPNSATILPWNSELVWLASDLYLKGEPFEACSRGILKRVLAEAASMGFTFNLGIETEFFLLKEGEDGKVMPVSDRDTLAKPCYDLQGLLDNYTWVTEIVEAMNSLGWDVYSFDHEDGNGQFETDFAYCDALKMADRFTFFRLMVKEIARKHGFFATFMPKPFANRTGSGAHYNMSLADIQTGENLFYEPDDTRGCKLSKLGYQFIAGILKHAPAICAVIAPTVNSYKRLVARGSMSGFTWAPIYVCYGNNNRTNMLRIPLAGGRVECRAADIASNPYLGAAMLLAAGLEGVREGVDPGEPHVENMYNYSLEQLEEMGIRFLPRNLGEAIAAFASDPLSEKVMGPLMYKSYIEFKSQEWEEYHTHVSDWEIQRYLKFF
- a CDS encoding cysteine hydrolase family protein translates to MSFQFNPQTTALICIDFQTGVFTGEGGLPHVGTAEVLPKAKQVLAAARAAKMPIIHFKEIHRKEMVDFGRELDGAEPIHCLETWPSTDYYWELAPIEGEFAISKRRYSCFFGTDLEILLRGLKVDTLILMGTMTNVCVHYTAAEAHHRDHHFHVIEDCCAGSDWEAHWAALKAMAYLQRSARIKHDEFIQATQLITPAAIA
- a CDS encoding ABC transporter permease, encoding MTQSSLANSESSREYHYLQPSTFWSIRQGFPKSLSLLLIAISLVVPLLLWTVVSSLGWVSPIFLPSPALVFQAGLKMFTEDNLALDVLVSSGRVLAGFLAAAIIGVPMGLAMGTFYSLDSLFAPLVGVVRYMPVTAFVPLIVIWLGLGEPSKILIIMLGVVLYNAIMVADAVKFIPNEMINVAYTLGATRRNVVFKVIIPAAFPSVLDTLRVNISGAWNFLVIAELVAAQNGLGFKIIQAQRFLQTEKVLFCIALIGVIGVVIDYGLKSLSQKLTPWADQIRH
- a CDS encoding ABC transporter substrate-binding protein, coding for MRKFPSLVRLLGLAFLSLVLSIACSQQPNTNAPQSQALVSATNNWVGYSGHHVAVGKNLFSQAGLKVQDLFFQSATEEMTAFLAGKVDIGWFTSGDAIQMAAKDPSIKMIYLVDYSNGSDGIIGRGIQSPQDVKGKTIARENILFEKVLLRAYLEKGGLTEADAIVKDLAAADAATAFAAKQVDVAVSYEPYLSKAAQQGGGEIIFSTKDTNLIADVIAVHDKLLQTRQADLQTYLKAVDQAVKLLNANDAESLKLAGTRLGVSAEEIKTQLEGVKLFDLEGNKSVGFNPSNANSLIGNLDMTAKAAYDFKFVPQALKVESLYDASVVKAA
- a CDS encoding isoprenyl transferase, producing the protein MVTKFLLSLPTDLDPQRLPRHVAVIMDGNGRWATQRGWPRVAGHRQGAKTLKALLRCCKDWGIESLTTYAFSTENWRRSPEEVNFLMLLFKRLLRQELAEMQREGVKTVFIGDLSILPDALQQESHHATIATANNRVLQFNVAMNYGSRAEIARACRQVAEQVQQGNLSAANVTENLIEQYLYTADIPNPDLLIRTSGELRLSNFLLWQLAYTELYFTDILWPDFDRSAFHQALLAYQGRERRFGTVATPLSNSAAKSVL
- a CDS encoding creatininase family protein, translated to MTCPEHPTNQPVLWEELTWEQITQLREGGINMVILPIGATEQHGLHLPVGVDTLSAIAVAHGVSAQTGIPVLPALSYGCSLGHSKKWPGTISLRPETLAKLILEIAEWVYSAGFQRLLLLNGHVTNWAPLRCGLENVRHSYPDLRIALRSLWEITPQIHQFYHQDAANFHANCAETSMMLALRPDLVQMDKALDEPNRSAGCFFAYTVNKESVHGAVGTPSQADFNFGKQILESCVAELSAQLQRAMTEGTPLEEMPPTIQ